The following are encoded in a window of Osmia bicornis bicornis chromosome 15, iOsmBic2.1, whole genome shotgun sequence genomic DNA:
- the LOC114877282 gene encoding uncharacterized protein LOC114877282 isoform X1, with protein MNLMFRKNFGEKGFGGGGGGGGGGGGGGGGLEGRTTLGNTYGPATLGYTGTRFGVVRGAGQSAVGTRAPIRRSKEFGYFPSMADHEHQGFGYRTHLFLTPPTGGALGSPPEEPTERLGPPPRKNSGPHVIKWGGGGGSGSGQGSNAGTQAKRKQAQSVLQKESSEPPTPTASRQVSFSGNRASGAYTPLVVSGNSPPRSEPISLATLDRDCFIIPLASLERFLPAGVPLCFNSLQHAPIADKKRPGSPLSVLEVEDPKQCVLAHFMTPLEPLDPLVESPVSHPLVLQRDTAAELVAEIAPSASQSILLTNMEKNADFPFITYYLINKQNTDPVDFYNEVQCAALRKFDPRDLRYAASHTLDLFNEVATIARPPLEPPGVRPPIPSTGYIVSIFKVFEGDDGLKFEQNWLYWTGARMIYRYLPKSVGLRRITLHKSMSQGDKMYLLICECSQLQDNLSAAAILLPALRARLCGYTGLYRPSVCF; from the exons ATGAATCTTATGTTCCGCAAGAACTTCGGCGAGAAGGGATTCGGTGGTGGTggcggaggaggaggaggaggaggaggaggcgGAGGCGGATTGGAGGGTCGCACGACCCTCGGAAATACATACGGGCCGGCTACATTGGGGTACACGGGGACGCGGTTCGGCGTGGTGCGCGGCGCCGGCCAGTCGGCCGTCGGGACGCGCGCACCCATCCGACGCAGCAAAGAGTTCGGCTACTTCCCTTCGATGGCGGATCACGAGCACCAGGGCTTCGGATACCGGACTCACTTGTTCCTCACGCCACCGACAGGCGGCGCCCTCGGCTCGCCACCGGAAGAACCAACCGAGAGATTGGGCCCACCACCGAGGAAGAATTCCGGTCCTCATGTGATCAAATGGGGCGGGGGTGGTGGTAGCGGGTCTGGACAGGGGTCCAACGCTGGTACCCAAGCGAAACGGAAGCAGGCACAGAGCGTGCTGCAGAAGGAATCTTCCGAACCACCGACACCGACTGCCTCCAGACAG GTTTCCTTCAGTGGTAACCGGGCATccggcgcgtacacgccccTTGTGGTTTCCGGGAACAGTCCACCACGAAGCGAACCGATCTCCCTGGCCACTTTGGACCGCGACTGTTTCATCATCCCCCTCGCATCTCTCGAACGATTTCTACCAGCTGGAGTACCG CTTTGTTTCAACTCGTTGCAGCACGCTCCGATCGCAGATAAAAAGAGGCCAGGAAGTCCTCTGTCGGTCCTCGAGGTCGAAGACCCGAAACAATGCGTTCTCGCACATTTCATGACACCTCTGGAACCGCTGGATCCTCTGGTCGAATCCCCGGTTTCTCATCCACTGGTTTTGCAAAGGGACACAGCGGCCGAACTGGTCGCCGAGATAGCACCTTCCGCCTCGCAGAGTATTCTCTTAACAAACATGGAGAAGAATG CGGACTTCCCGTTCATCACGTATTATCTGATAAACAAACAGAACACCGATCCCGTGGATTTTTACAACGAGGTTCAATGCGCTGCCCTGAGGAAGTTCGATCCCCGGGACCTTCGATACGCGGCCAGTCACACGTTGGATTTGTTCAACGAGGTGGCGACAATAGCGAGGCCACCGTTGGAACCACCTGGTGTGAGACCACCGATTCCGTCCACCGGCTACATTGTCTCAATTTTCAAGGTGTTCGAGGGCGACGATGGCCTCAAGTTCGAGCAGAACTGGCTCTACTGGACCG GTGCCCGCATGATATACCGATACCTGCCAAAATCGGTTGGCTTGAGACGCATCACCCTGCACAAGTCCATGTCACAAGGCGACAAGATGTACCTACTGATCTGCGAGTGCTCGCAGTTGCAAGACAATCTCTCCGCGGCGGCTATATTGTTGCCGGCTTTGCGCGCCCGATTATGCGGATACACCGGTCTCTATCGACCCTCGGTGTGCTTCTGA
- the LOC114877282 gene encoding uncharacterized protein LOC114877282 isoform X2 has protein sequence MNLMFRKNFGEKGFGGGGGGGGGGGGGGGGLEGRTTLGNTYGPATLGYTGTRFGVVRGAGQSAVGTRAPIRRSKEFGYFPSMADHEHQGFGYRTHLFLTPPTGGALGSPPEEPTERLGPPPRKNSGPHVIKWGGGGGSGSGQGSNAGTQAKRKQAQSVLQKESSEPPTPTASRQVSFSGNRASGAYTPLVVSGNSPPRSEPISLATLDRDCFIIPLASLERFLPAGVPHAPIADKKRPGSPLSVLEVEDPKQCVLAHFMTPLEPLDPLVESPVSHPLVLQRDTAAELVAEIAPSASQSILLTNMEKNADFPFITYYLINKQNTDPVDFYNEVQCAALRKFDPRDLRYAASHTLDLFNEVATIARPPLEPPGVRPPIPSTGYIVSIFKVFEGDDGLKFEQNWLYWTGARMIYRYLPKSVGLRRITLHKSMSQGDKMYLLICECSQLQDNLSAAAILLPALRARLCGYTGLYRPSVCF, from the exons ATGAATCTTATGTTCCGCAAGAACTTCGGCGAGAAGGGATTCGGTGGTGGTggcggaggaggaggaggaggaggaggaggcgGAGGCGGATTGGAGGGTCGCACGACCCTCGGAAATACATACGGGCCGGCTACATTGGGGTACACGGGGACGCGGTTCGGCGTGGTGCGCGGCGCCGGCCAGTCGGCCGTCGGGACGCGCGCACCCATCCGACGCAGCAAAGAGTTCGGCTACTTCCCTTCGATGGCGGATCACGAGCACCAGGGCTTCGGATACCGGACTCACTTGTTCCTCACGCCACCGACAGGCGGCGCCCTCGGCTCGCCACCGGAAGAACCAACCGAGAGATTGGGCCCACCACCGAGGAAGAATTCCGGTCCTCATGTGATCAAATGGGGCGGGGGTGGTGGTAGCGGGTCTGGACAGGGGTCCAACGCTGGTACCCAAGCGAAACGGAAGCAGGCACAGAGCGTGCTGCAGAAGGAATCTTCCGAACCACCGACACCGACTGCCTCCAGACAG GTTTCCTTCAGTGGTAACCGGGCATccggcgcgtacacgccccTTGTGGTTTCCGGGAACAGTCCACCACGAAGCGAACCGATCTCCCTGGCCACTTTGGACCGCGACTGTTTCATCATCCCCCTCGCATCTCTCGAACGATTTCTACCAGCTGGAGTACCG CACGCTCCGATCGCAGATAAAAAGAGGCCAGGAAGTCCTCTGTCGGTCCTCGAGGTCGAAGACCCGAAACAATGCGTTCTCGCACATTTCATGACACCTCTGGAACCGCTGGATCCTCTGGTCGAATCCCCGGTTTCTCATCCACTGGTTTTGCAAAGGGACACAGCGGCCGAACTGGTCGCCGAGATAGCACCTTCCGCCTCGCAGAGTATTCTCTTAACAAACATGGAGAAGAATG CGGACTTCCCGTTCATCACGTATTATCTGATAAACAAACAGAACACCGATCCCGTGGATTTTTACAACGAGGTTCAATGCGCTGCCCTGAGGAAGTTCGATCCCCGGGACCTTCGATACGCGGCCAGTCACACGTTGGATTTGTTCAACGAGGTGGCGACAATAGCGAGGCCACCGTTGGAACCACCTGGTGTGAGACCACCGATTCCGTCCACCGGCTACATTGTCTCAATTTTCAAGGTGTTCGAGGGCGACGATGGCCTCAAGTTCGAGCAGAACTGGCTCTACTGGACCG GTGCCCGCATGATATACCGATACCTGCCAAAATCGGTTGGCTTGAGACGCATCACCCTGCACAAGTCCATGTCACAAGGCGACAAGATGTACCTACTGATCTGCGAGTGCTCGCAGTTGCAAGACAATCTCTCCGCGGCGGCTATATTGTTGCCGGCTTTGCGCGCCCGATTATGCGGATACACCGGTCTCTATCGACCCTCGGTGTGCTTCTGA
- the LOC114877282 gene encoding uncharacterized protein LOC114877282 isoform X3 encodes MTSGQRNKSVVHPEQQRYTYMPCPLYDTGGALGSPPEEPTERLGPPPRKNSGPHVIKWGGGGGSGSGQGSNAGTQAKRKQAQSVLQKESSEPPTPTASRQVSFSGNRASGAYTPLVVSGNSPPRSEPISLATLDRDCFIIPLASLERFLPAGVPLCFNSLQHAPIADKKRPGSPLSVLEVEDPKQCVLAHFMTPLEPLDPLVESPVSHPLVLQRDTAAELVAEIAPSASQSILLTNMEKNADFPFITYYLINKQNTDPVDFYNEVQCAALRKFDPRDLRYAASHTLDLFNEVATIARPPLEPPGVRPPIPSTGYIVSIFKVFEGDDGLKFEQNWLYWTGARMIYRYLPKSVGLRRITLHKSMSQGDKMYLLICECSQLQDNLSAAAILLPALRARLCGYTGLYRPSVCF; translated from the exons GCGGCGCCCTCGGCTCGCCACCGGAAGAACCAACCGAGAGATTGGGCCCACCACCGAGGAAGAATTCCGGTCCTCATGTGATCAAATGGGGCGGGGGTGGTGGTAGCGGGTCTGGACAGGGGTCCAACGCTGGTACCCAAGCGAAACGGAAGCAGGCACAGAGCGTGCTGCAGAAGGAATCTTCCGAACCACCGACACCGACTGCCTCCAGACAG GTTTCCTTCAGTGGTAACCGGGCATccggcgcgtacacgccccTTGTGGTTTCCGGGAACAGTCCACCACGAAGCGAACCGATCTCCCTGGCCACTTTGGACCGCGACTGTTTCATCATCCCCCTCGCATCTCTCGAACGATTTCTACCAGCTGGAGTACCG CTTTGTTTCAACTCGTTGCAGCACGCTCCGATCGCAGATAAAAAGAGGCCAGGAAGTCCTCTGTCGGTCCTCGAGGTCGAAGACCCGAAACAATGCGTTCTCGCACATTTCATGACACCTCTGGAACCGCTGGATCCTCTGGTCGAATCCCCGGTTTCTCATCCACTGGTTTTGCAAAGGGACACAGCGGCCGAACTGGTCGCCGAGATAGCACCTTCCGCCTCGCAGAGTATTCTCTTAACAAACATGGAGAAGAATG CGGACTTCCCGTTCATCACGTATTATCTGATAAACAAACAGAACACCGATCCCGTGGATTTTTACAACGAGGTTCAATGCGCTGCCCTGAGGAAGTTCGATCCCCGGGACCTTCGATACGCGGCCAGTCACACGTTGGATTTGTTCAACGAGGTGGCGACAATAGCGAGGCCACCGTTGGAACCACCTGGTGTGAGACCACCGATTCCGTCCACCGGCTACATTGTCTCAATTTTCAAGGTGTTCGAGGGCGACGATGGCCTCAAGTTCGAGCAGAACTGGCTCTACTGGACCG GTGCCCGCATGATATACCGATACCTGCCAAAATCGGTTGGCTTGAGACGCATCACCCTGCACAAGTCCATGTCACAAGGCGACAAGATGTACCTACTGATCTGCGAGTGCTCGCAGTTGCAAGACAATCTCTCCGCGGCGGCTATATTGTTGCCGGCTTTGCGCGCCCGATTATGCGGATACACCGGTCTCTATCGACCCTCGGTGTGCTTCTGA